CACAAACgtcaaataaaatttctatttgaCGTTTGTCGAGTCacaaagcaaaaacatttcTCAGAGCCCAAGTCTGCTCTCTATGGTCTAAGTCTCGTTGaaactttacaaaaaaaaactgTAACGAACCATTATCGAATTGAATCATTAAATCGGATAGCTATAAGAATAAATAATGCTCTACAAACCCAACACCTAAAATTTAGGTACACGTGAAACTATAAAGAAGAATCATTGACACAATTGCTTCGACATTCAGAAACGAAACTATACAGAGATCAGACTCCGATTAGGCTTAAAAATAAAGCTTGAGAGAGTAGGTTTTATTAGTGGGCAATTACAAAGTAAATAGCAAAAGCCGTCTTCCTTTTTTCTAAAGCCAATGTGTAGGTCCCATAAGTAGATTGTCCAAATAAATGCATAGGCAAATGGTACTTAGTTTTTGTGGATCCCAAAAGGCATTCCTAATAAAAGCTCCCCAGCATTGTCTCCTACCTGCAATCATGAAAATGACTCTTTAATTTTCCGCTACTCCTTTTTCTTTAGAGGCGTAATATTTTGGATTGGAGGGACGTtgtgtatataataatattttgatcataatttttgctatgaatattaaaattgcgtaaaaatatttatatcgatccacttttttaaaatgatcgAGCACTGTCAATTTATAACTTAACAATTTTACAAGGATAGTACTAGCATGCTTCTCAGCTTTGACTTTTTGGATTTGTTTACTaatacaaatcttattttttattttttatatatttttaacatatttaaatatttttaaaaaataaaaaaataaaaatatattaaaaattacttctttaatcattaacggtTGAGAAGGTAAACTCACGAGACATATTAATATTTTCcgttttataagaaaaaatttagttacaagtataattacgcattaatatgtgtattaagtTAATATGATTggtacaaaaattaaattttattgaaaataatgataatttaaatcttaaatatgaagaaattaatattaatacgtagattaatacgtgactttatttatatataataaaactcttttataaacttaagTCTCGTACATCAAATCAACCGTTAAGTTTGTGATATCACTTAAGTCAAATTAGTATAGTCGCCGGTCATTTTTCCATCTTCTACCTTCACAAATGACCTTAGCAACAACAAAAATGCTAATATAAACCATTGAATCATTGATGGGGACGTAGTTTCAGCACCACTTCATATGATTCATGCTGACCTCCACCGCAACATTGTCTCTTTGCACATCACTTTAGTCCATACAAGGACCTTTTTGCATTGAATCTCAAGCTGACATAAAAGAATCCCagttattctatttttactTCTTGTTTGTAACCGATTTCATCTCCACCCTCTTTATTGAATTTCCTACGAATATATCCCATTTGTCGTGAAAGacgaaaatatattttatctccataagaaaaaaagagtaataGATACAGTCGTAGAGTGTACAAATTTTAcgtatttttctaaaaaaagggactttaaatttattttatgaatagtattatatatacttataattttacttaccagattcattttgttagttttattttaaaatttaaattttgaattttatatttcatcatttttaaCATATCAATAACTGATATATAGAGAATTAAGTTTTTTGTAAATTGTTATTAAGTacatttagcatttttttttatatatagatcctagatttttcatacttttgtttttagaaaaagtACATAGAACTAGTTAGTCtaagggcatgtttggacaattggattattttagaattttgtaaataatagtgaaatagtttgaatgaagatattttattagattttgagaaaatagaaaaaaaattgaataaaaatattataaagttaaaaaattgtttaaatataattttagttttgaagtttttaaaatttatatttatttaaaattaaaaaatattttctatttaaataatatttaaaaataaaattatgagaaaaaATTCTCCTATGGTCCAAACAttgtatataaatcatttttttaataataataataataataacaataacaataataataataataataataataataattaaagcaCAGGCAAAGGACATTACCAACGTGTACAAGGATTAATGGTGGTTGCCACGACTTGACTTCGATATGCCATGTGTTGAGCCATACTTTGTTAGCGAATCTTAGCCGTTCAAACAGAGGACTACTTCTTTGGGACAAATTGTACGAGAAAACCCAAATCCAGACGTGGGGACCCCTCAATCCCTAAGGCTGGCGACTTCTTATTTGGATTGGGGGTTCCATCCAATTTTATTCCCTAACCTTTCAATTGTTACCCTACCACCCACTTCACCTTCACTattatcttcttctttaaaaacaaaaacaaaaacaaaaataaaaaattaaattaactatGGCAATGAGATAGCcaatgaataataaaaattatcctTTCTACTAAACTTTCATTCCATGAGATTTTCTTCTTTGAATACCAACCatcgttttcatttttttaaaaaaattcaaatatttattattttcttctagTATTTATTCATAGTTagcatataaaattaaaatttgaaaataatgattgagatttaaaaaatgtatCTATAAACTCATTCAATGTAAACGAGGAATAGCTTATATGTTTGAGATTTGTTAGCGTATGAGTAAGTTGAAGATTTAATTTGTTGGAGATTCAACAtaataatgctacatataattataaaatgtgtacGTATCATGTAgtctttttgaagaaaaatagaatttattattaaaaaattaatttttttcatgcagatttcatatttattcatttttttaaagtgattgtggTGTTTACTTACGAACTCATGACTGtaagtatcatttctcaatttatattatttactttGACCTCTTGAACATGccttactaaaaataaataaaaaacacaaagaTACAAGAGAAAGAGGAAATCTAGAAATTGtcttactctttttgtatttttaaacaccattttattttgaatatatattttaaataagtcaTGTGGCACCACGTTATGATATATTAATGAGACAAAgtgaataatataaattaaaaaatataatagtattactcAAAAAAGATATGCTTCGTGACCTTATTTAGATTATCAATCTTGTCATTCTTAAAGAcactataataattttaaggatCATTTACACAATTAGAGTATCCAAAAGGCATgagtttaaatatttaatttttttaagatactTTAAAAGAAATACGAATTTAATGCAGGCTAGGAATAACTTGCCAACTtgagatattttgttttgtGTATGTATTACGTAACAAAGACAAATGATTTAATTTGTTGGTGTTTAAACGTCTCATGAAGAGAGTCAAAAGGGCCAAGGGGGTCGAAATAACATTAAATTGGACCAATCAAAATATgtgtacttaaaaaaataaagaaaaatactattcattattctttttattatcatATTCTTACtaatttgtttataaattttattatatacagttacttttacatattttttatgtattctattatgtgattgattaaaataattattttatattaaaaaaataatgtaattaaTCAAATTAGTAAAGTGCAtagagaatatataaaaataattacacataaaatttctatttatattatatgatattaaaatattaaaaattatttattatgtctAATTTACGAGTCAATCACATTatgaaatgtaaaaaatattaaaatattaaatattatttattatacctAATTTACGagtcaatcacattaaaaatgatggtaaaataaataataaataaaaattttcatttttttttttttgaaattgtatattatttttttctgagtgaaaaaataaaattgtttttataaggAGTGATGCATATCCATCACATGCAGTGCCGAATCAAATTCTTTAGACAGAAGACCTTGACGCCACCGAGCAGTTAACGGCGTTAATATGCATGTCGCTGAGCTGTGTTCCACTTCTTTACTCCCCTATTTCAGTTGCGTTTCTTACCAAGCTACGAAAAcgactctactcttttttaaaaatcctCTCAGTCTAAATAAAAGTACTCTAAAATTGAGATATTATCTAAAGATTTTTTTGGATTCCTGATATGGTAAGATATTCTAAGGCGCATATGCAACAAATTGTTTTAATGTGAAAAAAACAGTTTtgcctattttttattaaaaaaacctttcaatattttttagatcagtaaattaaatattattatttaaataatatagatggtattaatttaaaataaaattttaatttaataaatatttttaaaaaaaatttatgcaagatattattgaaaatatctctttaaagaaaagtaaagagttatatttatttttaacgaTTATATTTACTATTATGTTTTAAGTGGAAGATGTTTTTATaggataataattttttttataaatcattttataatcatatatttaatttaaataaagaattataagaaatttagaATAATTTATCAACtactattattaaaaagataataaataatatttatttttcttagaataaaaaatggaaaaatgcaAGGCAATAatgtagttttcttttcttaacagGAAGTCGGATCAGAACATATCACAGCCACGTGCAAGTTTGACCTCTTtccatattattaattattaataattatcgatacaaaagaacAAAGACGCCGGAACCTTCAAACGGCGTCAAAATagtcacacagagagagagagagagagagagagagagagagagagagagagacttacaGGGAAGCTTTGTCCTTTACAGACTGTAGTTACTCACCTCCACCAACCATCTTCCTCCACCTCACTGAACCGCCATTGTTAACGGATTCTTTTTTCCTTACATTgttatctatctatatataattatatatatcaaacccTAGCTCTACCATTCTCTCTTTTACACAGAAAACCAATCTGTCTTTGATATTCTAGGGTTTCGAggactctctctctatctctctttcaATGAATCTGTAGGGGAGGTTTCCACATTGTGGTCAAATGAATCGTCTCTCACTCCCCGTCACCACTTTCTCTCTCTACATTCTCTCTGTAGTCCTGCTGGTCTCCTCCGCATCAGACTCGGAGCTCCGATGCCTACTCGAATTCAAGAAGGGCATCAGCTACGACCCGCTCGGACAAGTCCAGTCCTGGAACACGTCCACGCTCTCGTCGGACACCAATGCCTGCCTCAACTGGCGCGGGATAATCTGCGAAGGAGGCTCCGGCAACGTCACCGGCATCGTCCTCAAGAGCTTGGGCCTCGGCGGCGATTTGAAGTTCCACACTCTCGCCGGTCTCAAGATGTTGAAGAATCTCAGCGTGTCAGGCAACCGCTTCACGGGCAGGGTCACCCCGGTGCTGGGAACTATCACCACGTTGCAGCATTTGGATCTGTCCGATAACAACTTCTACGGCCCGATTCCGGCCCGGATGAACGACTTGTGGGGGCTTAATTATCTGAATTTATCTGCTAACAATTTCACCGGCGGGTTTCCGAGCGGAATTCGGAATTTACAGCAACTGAAAGCGTTGGATTTGCATAGGAATCAGCTGCGGGGTAACATTGCTGATGTTTTATCGGAGTTGAGAAATGTAGAGTCTGTGGATTTCAGTTACAACAGGTTTTACGGTGGGCTATCGATGGGTTCGGAGAATATATCCAGCTTAGCTAATACAGTTCGTTCTTTGAATCTGAGCCATAACGAATTGAATGGTGAATTCTTCAAGAGTGAAGTCATCGGATTGCTCCGGAACTTGGAGGTTTTAGATTTGGGATATAATCGGATTAGTGGAGAGCTACCTTCATTAGGGTCGTTGCCGAACTTGAGGGTTTTGAGGTTGGGGGGTAATCAGTTGTTTGGGTCGATACCGGAGCAATTGTTAAAGAGTTCTGTGCCACTGGAGGAATTAGACCTTAGTGGCAATGGGTTTACAGGTAAAGAATTTCAATTTGCTTACATTTAATTATCACTTGCTTGATAAAAGGCTTTGGAAAgtatgtgtttgtttgcttgatTGCGTTACTATACCATGTTGGAAATTGGAATATTAAGTCCACGAGTTATACGTTATGGGACATCTAATCTGCGAAGCCTATACATATACATGCTCTTCTACACACTCTCTTTTGGGTATTTTGTTAAAGTGTGCTACGGGTATTTGAACCTTTTTGATATTCAAGGTTTTGTAGATCTGAAGTTTACctcttttgatcaattttttgGGTACTGGGTATGATTCAGTCCTAAGATCTCTGCCTACCTCAATCTCAACCCCTGCCTAAGCCAAGCCTGAATGCCTTAGATTTTACAGTTATCGATTACTTTGTTTTCTGTCTTGAGCTGTTAATAAGATGTTTATCGATATGAAGTTGCTTCCGTGATTTATAGTTGAAAGCAGAAAGGTGCAGGACCTCTTGTCTGAGAGTGCATAACCTGTGAGTACAAAAACTCTTCAAGCAAAATTGCAGACTAGAAAATGAATATGgaataaaattaagtgaattaacTTCTGTtcgctcaaaaaaaaaaaaaaaattctaatggaAATTTGCACTTAATAAagctacttaaaaaaaaaaaaattgataccaatttattgttattaaatttatatccGGTGAAGACTTTGGCTTTCTGCTCATAAATTTCAGTTTGCAAATGTTCATATTGGTTTAGATGGTCGTAGGTGGAAACCTTTTATTTCACTGGCAAAGATTCAAACCTAGAACTATCCTGGCATTCCTGACTTTTTTACcatttgaattgagataaacAGAAAGCACATAATCGGATCTGGACGCAGTTGATATGAAAAGTAAAACtctatatttatatcttttataaaaaaaagtataaaaattagAACTATTTTGGCCACAGTCCAATGAAAGATGGTGTTAAGAAAGTTTATTCAATAACATTTCTTGCTTAACTATACAAAAAGAGGTATCCAGAAAGGACTTGAGCTCCAGCACTGATTTCTCTCAATGGGGGTCATTCTCCACAATAGTGAACATTGATGGCTACCAAACTGGACTTTCCAACATGTTAAGAGATCCACTGCACGAGAAGACATAACCCAATCATCTCAGAGAGGCCAAAGAACCATGGTCCATAGAAGGCTAGCAACCTAACAATGCAAAAGTAGATTTATTGATAATAACAATTTTAGCACatttgataattaaataattgCTAGCTATGTTCTAAACCAGAAGGTATGCGATTTAAATAACTTGAGGAAGACGTTTTTAGAATAGCTTTattggggaaatggttatggtGTTATGCTATGGAGAAGGAAGCTTTGTAGTGGTCGGTGGTGGAAGCCAAATATGGTTGCATGTGGGGTAGGTCTTCAAATTAGGTCAGTGAAACTTTTGGGGTGAGGGTGTGGAAAAATATCAGGAGGTGGGCGATGGGTCTAAAATCCCTTTCTTGTCATGATTTTTGGTGTGGGGACCGGCCCTTAAAGACAATTAACCTGAGTTGTTTTGGTTATCTTGTTGTAAGGAGATTTCGGTTGCAGAACACTTGCAGTCGTTAGATAATATGCCTTAATGGAATGTTATTAAATAAGCCTGTGAATGGAGATGGAGTTTTCTTCATTCTTCAACCGGTTGTATTATTTTAGATGGAGAAGTTGTGGTGATGATAAAATGTATTGGATCTTGTCCAAGCAATGAATATATAAGGTTAAATAATTTTCATAGTGCTCATCCCTCCAGTTGGCTCCTCATTTCCCTGGAAATGTATTAGGAGAAACAAGATGCCTTCAAGGTTTTCTTTGACCGGATGATTGCctcaataaatattttgttttgtaagtaagaaactttattgaaaagcttaggaaagtttttttttggtaagtaaaagGTTAACGGCTCATTTagggagtgagatgagatgagaattttgtaaatagtagtaagatagtttgtgaatagtagtgagatagtttgagttgagtattttttgagttttgagaaaggagagagaaaaagttgaataaaaaatattataaagttaaaatattagtagaatatagttttataatattatttttgtttgggaatttgaaaaagttaaattatttttattttttgtttgaaagtttgggaaagttgtaatgattaatttgaaaattttgtatttgaattatgtttgggaaggagatgggatgaaaattttggtATGAGATCTATTCCCAAACAAGTCCTAAGCTGATAGGATAGGAACGATTTCAACGTTGGAGACTTGAGGAATAGGAATATTTCAGTATTGGAGTCGTGTTTTTCTGCAagtaaaatgagaaaaatatagatAATCTTCTGCTGCATTGTGAGTTGGCTAAGAAAGAACAGGTTGTGCCTGAGACAGTGGTGAAGTTGTTGACATGTTGGCGGAATCCTTGTGATATTCACAAAAATTCCAATGTTTGGAGGATGGTCCTGGTGTGCTCAATGTGGTGCATTTGTCTTGAATGAAATGCCTGAACTGTTGAAGACCAGGAGTGGACATTAACGGAATTAACAGCCACAATATTCAACAATCTCTTTACTTGGATGACTAATCCAACATCCCTCATTTCTCCAGCATATGAATTTTGCTCATGTTCTCCTACTTTTGGCTAGTTAAGTGTATCCTCTGTGCTTCTAGTAAGAGATGAAGAGAAGTGAAGGGAAAGGGAAGGGTGTGGTGCACAGGACTGGGGTTTACTCTGTAGGTGTGGGTTTGAAGGGCCCTGCACCTCTCcctgacattaaaaaaaaaaaagtgaagggaAAGGGAAAAGAACTCAAGTTACATATGCTTGttgattggtgttgcatgtgcaagaGATGAATAGAAATggaacccctaggggttggctcaagcggtaaaggccttggacttGAGGGCATGCTCCCCCCAGGTCTATGGTTCAAATCCTCTTGAGTGCAAATAATCTCTAGAGGCCATTGGACTGGgggattttccccttgaattacccgaggtgcatTTGCGGGAAACTTCTTGTCGAGGGCCTATGCACGGTCCACCCATAGGATTAGTCGGGACGTCATTcatggacacccggtgccaataaaaaaaaaaaagaagatgaataGAAGTGAGGAAAATGCCACTAATCTTTCGTTCTCCATGAGATTGCTAGTGCCCTATTGTAgttttggtttctttgggaTGGCATGGTCATCCCGAGACAAGTGGTTGGTCCAGTTGCTTGTTGGGGAGGACAGTTTGGTAGTCATCAAAAGTATTACTGTGGAAGATGATTGTTGAGAGCTTAATGCGTCACATTTGGTGAGaaagaaattattgaagttTAAAGACTATAAGAGGACTATAGTGGAGTTAGCAGCCTTTTTGTTTCAAATCCTTTACAAATGAATGGTGGCTTATGGTTGTATCTCTATTTTCAATGATTTGttgatctttatttttctttttcagactggatttatctcttgtatacttcctctGTTCTTGGCTGCCCCTTTCTGagtttcaataaaatcttggctacttataaaaaaagcaGATTAGCTCCATCAGACTAGCTTTTCAAGCTTACGTTTAGTAACAGTAATTCAAACGTTCAACATGAAGGTGTAGATTAAATGTGAAGATTTCTTAACTGCTCTTGAGAAACAACGCACCAATTTTAGCCAGACTTTTCATGCTGGTAACTCTTTTAAGAATGTATATGTGACTTATTTTCTCAGTTCGAGATTGGgtattgttgtttttattttcttatgagTATTATATCTTGAATACATGTTTTGACAATCAGTACTCTCCATTTTGCATTTTGTGTGTACAGGTCCAGTTCTTGGGATTAATTCCACAACTTTGCATTCTTTGAATCTTTCGTCAAATGGTTTATCAGGCTCTTTGCCCGATTTTGTGAGAAGTTGTAGAATAATGGACTTAAGCGAAAATTCAATCTCTGGTAACATCTCTATTATGCAAAATTGGGAGACCATGCTGCAGGTTCTTGATTTGAGTTCCAACGAGCTGTCAGGAAGCATTCCAAACTTGACTTCTCAGTTTGATAGCATAACTACTCTTACTCTGAGAAATAATTCCCTAGTAGGTACCTTGCCTTCAATGCTGGGAACTTATGGTAGCTTGTCCTCAGTTGACCTCAGTTTAAATAGACTTAGTGGGCCGATTCCTGGCAGTTTCTTCACTTCAGTAACATTGACAAGCCTAAATCTTTCAGGAAATAATTTTTCCGGGAAAATTCCTCTTCAAAGTTCACGTGCAAGTGAGTTATTAGCTCAAACTCCATATATGCGGATGGAATATCTTGACCTCTCTGATAATTCCTTAACGGGTTCCTTGCCTACAGACATAGGTGACATTGCAAGTCTCAAACTATTGAATCTAGCAAGGAATGTCCTTTCAGGACAGCTACCAAATGAATTGAACAAACTTGCTAGTCTGGAGTACCTTGATCTATCTGAAAACAAATTCAAGGAAACTATtcccaaaaaccttccctccaGCTTAAATGTATTTAATGTGTCCTACAATGAATTATCAGGTGATGTTCCAGAAAATTTGAGAAGGTTTCCTCTATCTTCATTTCGTCCTGGAAATGAGTTGCTCAACGTACCTGGTTCTCCAAGAACTTCTGTTCCAGATAGTATTCATTCACCGGGGAAACGGCATAATTCTACAGGGACTGTTAGATTGGCAATCATTCTTGCCTCAGTTGGTGCTGCTATGATGATTGTTTTTGTCTTAGTGGCTTATCACCGAGCACATCTTAAAGAATTCCGTGGAAGAAATGGTTTCAGTGATCACGATACAGGGGGAAATGTTAAGTTAGGAAGATTTGGCCGGCCTTCCCTCTTCAAGTTTCACAGGAATGTTGAGCCCCCACCCACTTCCTTGAGTTTTTCAAATGATCACTTGCTGACTTCAAATTCAAGGGCATTATCCGGGCAGGCAGAGTTACTAACTGAAACTGGTGAGCATGTTTTGCCAGAAGGAGTAGCAACTAGTTCAGCTTCCATGAATCCTAGTGTGCTGGATAATCATCCTGCGACATCTGGAAGGAAGTCCTCCCCAGACTCCCCATTAGCTTCCTCACCCCATTTTATAGAGGTGTCTGAACAACCTGTCATGTTGGATGTGTACTCGCCAGATAGGTTGGCTGGAGAACTGTTCTTCCTGGATGCTTCACTGGCATTTACTGCCGAGGAGTTATCTCGTGCTCCAGCAGAAGTGCTTGGCAGAAGCAGCCATGGCACACTGTATAAAGCTACTCTAGACAGTGGACATTTTTTGACTGTGAAGTGGTTACGGGTGGGACTTGTAAagcataaaaaagaattttctagAG
This is a stretch of genomic DNA from Carya illinoinensis cultivar Pawnee chromosome 3, C.illinoinensisPawnee_v1, whole genome shotgun sequence. It encodes these proteins:
- the LOC122303545 gene encoding probable inactive receptor kinase At5g10020; this translates as MNRLSLPVTTFSLYILSVVLLVSSASDSELRCLLEFKKGISYDPLGQVQSWNTSTLSSDTNACLNWRGIICEGGSGNVTGIVLKSLGLGGDLKFHTLAGLKMLKNLSVSGNRFTGRVTPVLGTITTLQHLDLSDNNFYGPIPARMNDLWGLNYLNLSANNFTGGFPSGIRNLQQLKALDLHRNQLRGNIADVLSELRNVESVDFSYNRFYGGLSMGSENISSLANTVRSLNLSHNELNGEFFKSEVIGLLRNLEVLDLGYNRISGELPSLGSLPNLRVLRLGGNQLFGSIPEQLLKSSVPLEELDLSGNGFTGPVLGINSTTLHSLNLSSNGLSGSLPDFVRSCRIMDLSENSISGNISIMQNWETMLQVLDLSSNELSGSIPNLTSQFDSITTLTLRNNSLVGTLPSMLGTYGSLSSVDLSLNRLSGPIPGSFFTSVTLTSLNLSGNNFSGKIPLQSSRASELLAQTPYMRMEYLDLSDNSLTGSLPTDIGDIASLKLLNLARNVLSGQLPNELNKLASLEYLDLSENKFKETIPKNLPSSLNVFNVSYNELSGDVPENLRRFPLSSFRPGNELLNVPGSPRTSVPDSIHSPGKRHNSTGTVRLAIILASVGAAMMIVFVLVAYHRAHLKEFRGRNGFSDHDTGGNVKLGRFGRPSLFKFHRNVEPPPTSLSFSNDHLLTSNSRALSGQAELLTETGEHVLPEGVATSSASMNPSVLDNHPATSGRKSSPDSPLASSPHFIEVSEQPVMLDVYSPDRLAGELFFLDASLAFTAEELSRAPAEVLGRSSHGTLYKATLDSGHFLTVKWLRVGLVKHKKEFSREVKRIGSIRHPCIVPFRAYYWGPREQERLLLADYVRGDSLALHLYETTPRRYSPLSFSQRLKIAMDVARCLLYLHDRGLPHGNLKPTNILLEGPDYNARLTDYGLHRLMTSGGIAEQILNLGALGYCAPELATAVKPVLSFKADVYALGVIIMELLTRRSAGDIISGQSGAVDLTDWVRLCDQEGRRMDCVDRDITHGEETSNAMDELLGVSIRCILPVNERPNIRQVLDDLSSISV